From Ptychodera flava strain L36383 chromosome 2, AS_Pfla_20210202, whole genome shotgun sequence, the proteins below share one genomic window:
- the LOC139121984 gene encoding sulfotransferase 1A3-like isoform X1 translates to MVDVEAQPPWKRSYYFRPGYLLPTFLAKNTIETLVRDFEIRDDDVFLLSYARSGTAWVNTILTAIVNIDDLSVIEKTDIHQKLANIEAGPSSGDPDLEADGIVVPKSFIELWINDKPSPRVLQSHLQTDYLPKQFFQKKPKTVYIRRDPKDVLVSIFEHHKSAKYHVPVPWDKYFEEFLKGNANFGSVFEHTKKCAKYMDEPWWLSLTYEEIKKDTKDAVRRISKFLGKNLTDEQVDDVVRVSSFKEMKKSYETSATPFYKEKNAGAWQRKGMVGDWKNYLTIAQNKEFEKVYAEDMKGYEHLMYKY, encoded by the exons ATGGTAGACGTAGAGGCCCAACCACCATGGAAGCGTTCCTACTACTTCAGACCTGGGTACCTCCTACCGACTTTTTTGGCTAAAAATACCATCGAGACACTTGTTAGAGATTTTGAAATCAGGGACGATGATGTTTTCCTCCTCAGCTATGCTAGATCAG GTACGGCATGGGTAAACACGATCTTGACAGCTATCGTGAATATCGATGACCTAAGCGTCATTGAAAAGACCGACATACATCAAAAGCTTGCCAATATTGAAGCAGGTCCTTCCAGTGGCGACCCTGATCTAGAAGCAGATGGGATCGTTGTTCCAAAATCGTTTATTGAGTTGTGGATTAACGATAAACCATCGCCGAGAGTGCTCCAGTCTCATCTCCAGACGGACTATCTTCCAAAGCAGTTCTTTCAGAAGAAACCCAAA ACTGTCTATATCAGGAGAGATCCAAAAGATGTTCTTGTTTCCATATTTGAGCACCACAAGTCAGCAAAGTATCATGTACCTGTCCCTTGGGATAAATACTTCGAAGAGTTCTTGAAAGGCAATG CGAACTTCGGCTCTGTCTTTGAACACACCAAGAAATGTGCAAAGTATATGGACGAACCGTGGTGGCTAAGTTTAACGTATGAAGAAATTAAGAAA GACACAAAGGACGCCGTCAGAAGAATCTCTAAATTTCTTGGCAAGAACCTGACCGACGAGCAAGTGGATGACGTAGTGCGTGTTTCCAGTTTTAAGGAGATGAAGAAGTCTTATGAGACTTCGGCCACGCCATTCTACAAGGAGAAAAATGCAGGCGCCTGGCAAAGGAAGG GTATGGTTGGAGACTGGAAGAATTACTTGACAATTGCGCAGAACAAAGAGTTTGAAAAAGTATACGCTGAAGACATGAAGGGATATGAACATCTCATGTACAAGTATTGA
- the LOC139121984 gene encoding sulfotransferase 1A3-like isoform X2 yields the protein MVDVEVQPPWKRSYYFKPGYLLPTFMARNTIETLVRDFEIRDGDVFLLSYARSGTAWVNTILTAIVNIDDLSVIEKTDIHQKLANIEAGPSSGDPDLEADGIVVPKSFIELWINDKPSPRVLQSHLQTDYLPKQFFQKKPKTVYIRRDPKDVLVSIFEHHKSAKYHVPVPWDKYFEEFLKGNANFGSVFEHTKKCAKYMDEPWWLSLTYEEIKKDTKDAVRRISKFLGKNLTDEQVDDVVRVSSFKEMKKSYETSATPFYKEKNAGAWQRKGMVGDWKNYLTIAQNKEFEKVYAEDMKGYEHLMYKY from the exons ATGGTAGACGTTGAGGTCCAGCCACCATGGAAGCGGTCCTATTACTTCAAACCTGGGTATCTGCTACCGACTTTCATGGCTAGAAACACCATTGAGACACTCGTCAGAGACTTTGAGATCAGAGATGGTGATGTTTTTCTCCTCAGCTACGCTAGATCAG GTACGGCATGGGTAAACACGATCTTGACAGCTATCGTGAATATCGATGACCTAAGCGTCATTGAAAAGACCGACATACATCAAAAGCTTGCCAATATTGAAGCAGGTCCTTCCAGTGGCGACCCTGATCTAGAAGCAGATGGGATCGTTGTTCCAAAATCGTTTATTGAGTTGTGGATTAACGATAAACCATCGCCGAGAGTGCTCCAGTCTCATCTCCAGACGGACTATCTTCCAAAGCAGTTCTTTCAGAAGAAACCCAAA ACTGTCTATATCAGGAGAGATCCAAAAGATGTTCTTGTTTCCATATTTGAGCACCACAAGTCAGCAAAGTATCATGTACCTGTCCCTTGGGATAAATACTTCGAAGAGTTCTTGAAAGGCAATG CGAACTTCGGCTCTGTCTTTGAACACACCAAGAAATGTGCAAAGTATATGGACGAACCGTGGTGGCTAAGTTTAACGTATGAAGAAATTAAGAAA GACACAAAGGACGCCGTCAGAAGAATCTCTAAATTTCTTGGCAAGAACCTGACCGACGAGCAAGTGGATGACGTAGTGCGTGTTTCCAGTTTTAAGGAGATGAAGAAGTCTTATGAGACTTCGGCCACGCCATTCTACAAGGAGAAAAATGCAGGCGCCTGGCAAAGGAAGG GTATGGTTGGAGACTGGAAGAATTACTTGACAATTGCGCAGAACAAAGAGTTTGAAAAAGTATACGCTGAAGACATGAAGGGATATGAACATCTCATGTACAAGTATTGA
- the LOC139122000 gene encoding uncharacterized protein, protein MERLLVLQTILFACGLTAGLPSPKAFWPLDGGDQLTDTSGNGNHGVNGGGAVLVADADGTKAGAYEFTSVGDSYIEFPNNGAYDTKDSIHMLAYVYPQGTFGPIFNFKEDAWGVHMWSGDTSHFVRFTNRDTLAFTDALWEDNVLELNQWYFISASYNHNTGEAKLWILDSEIQSINIGQIELATNYEARMGVRTGDSRYLSARVSCMQVYDRELTPEEILEAESKCKIGTGLPPAVAFWPLDSDEELQDTSGNGNHGVNGGGAVLVADADGTKAGAYEFTSVGDSYIEFPNNGAYDTKDSIHMLAYVYPQGTFGPIFNFKEDAWGVHMWSGDTSHFVRFTNRDTLAFTDALWEDNVLELNQWYFISASYNHNTGEAKLWILDSEIQSINIGQIELATNYEARMGVRTGDSRYLSARVSCMQVYDRELTPEEILEAESKCKIGTGLPAPVAFWPLDSDEELQDTSGNGNHGFNGGGAVLVADANGTKAGAYEFTSVGDSYIEFPNNGAYDTRNSIHMLAYVYPQGTFGPIFNFKEDDWGVHMWSGDTSHFVRFTHRDTLAFTDALWEENVLELNQWYFISASYNHNTGEAKLWILDSEIQSINIGQIELATNYEARMGVRTGDSRYLSARVSCMQVYDRELTPEEILEAESKCKIGTESVNDWPLGQC, encoded by the exons ATGGAACGACTTCTTGTCCTCCAAACGATATTGTTTGCCTGTGGACTGACGGCAG GACTGCCATCGCCTAAGGCATTCTGGCCACTCGATGGCGGCGATCAGCTTACTGACACATCTGGTAATGGTAATCATGGAGTCAACGGTGGCGGCGCTGTTCTCGTTGCTGATGCAGATGGCACAAAAGCCGGTGCGTACGAATTTACCAGCGTAGGAGACTCCTACATCGAATTCCCAAACAATGGTGCATACGACACAAAAGACTCCATACATATGCTGGCGTATGTCTACCCTCAAGGAACTTTTGGTCCCATTTTCAACTTTAAAGAAGATGCTTGGGGAGTCCACATGTGGAGTGGTGACACAAGCCACTTCGTACGCTTCACTAACCGTGACACCCTAGCTTTCACAGACGCACTGTGGGAAGACAATGTATTGGAGCTGAACCAGTGGTACTTTATCAGCGCCAGTTATAACCACAACACCGGAGAGGCCAAGCTGTGGATCCTGGACAGTGAGATTCAATCAATCAACATCGGACAGATTGAGCTGGCCACCAACTATGAAGCCAGAATGGGAGTCCGCACAGGCGATAGTAGATATCTGAGTGCCAGAGTGTCATGTATGCAGGTCTATGACCGAGAGTTGACACCGGAGGAAATACTGGAAGCTGAGAGCAAGTGCAAAATAGGGACAG GACTTCCACCTGCTGTGGCATTCTGGCCACTCGACAGTGACGAAGAACTGCAAGACACATCTGGTAATGGTAATCATGGAGTCAACGGTGGCGGCGCTGTTCTCGTTGCTGATGCAGATGGCACAAAAGCCGGTGCGTACGAATTTACCAGCGTAGGAGACTCCTACATCGAATTCCCAAACAATGGTGCATACGACACAAAAGACTCCATACATATGCTGGCGTATGTCTACCCTCAAGGAACTTTTGGTCCCATTTTCAACTTTAAAGAAGATGCTTGGGGAGTCCACATGTGGAGTGGTGACACAAGCCACTTCGTACGCTTCACTAACCGTGACACCCTAGCTTTCACAGACGCACTGTGGGAAGACAATGTATTGGAGCTGAACCAGTGGTACTTTATCAGCGCCAGTTATAACCACAACACCGGAGAGGCCAAGCTGTGGATCCTGGACAGTGAGATTCAATCAATCAACATCGGACAGATTGAGCTGGCCACCAACTATGAAGCCAGAATGGGAGTCCGCACGGGCGATAGCAGATATCTGAGTGCCAGAGTGTCATGTATGCAGGTCTATGACCGAGAGTTGACACCGGAGGAAATACTGGAAGCTGAGAGCAAGTGCAAAATAGGGACAG GACTTCCAGCTCCAGTGGCATTCTGGCCTCTCGACAGTGACGAAGAACTGCAAGACACATCTGGTAATGGTAACCATGGATTCAACGGTGGCGGCGCTGTTCTCGTTGCTGATGCAAATGGCACGAAAGCCGGTGCGTACGAATTTACCAGTGTAGGAGACTCCTACATCGAATTCCCAAACAATGGTGCATACGACACAAGAAACTCCATACATATGCTGGCGTATGTTTACCCTCAAGGAACATTTGGTCCCATTTTCAACTTTAAAGAAGATGATTGGGGAGTCCACATGTGGAGTGGTGACACAAGCCACTTCGTACGCTTCACTCACCGTGACACCCTAGCTTTCACAGACGCACTGTGGGAAGAAAATGTATTGGAGCTGAACCAGTGGTACTTTATCAGCGCCAGTTATAACCACAACACCGGAGAGGCCAAGCTGTGGATCCTGGACAGTGAGATTCAATCAATCAACATCGGACAGATTGAGCTGGCCACCAACTATGAAGCCAGAATGGGAGTCCGCACAGGCGATAGTAGATATCTGAGTGCCAGAGTGTCATGTATGCAGGTCTATGACCGAGAGTTGACACCGGAGGAGATACTGGAAGCTGAGAGCAAGTGTAAAATAGGGACAG AAAGTGTCAATGACTGGCCGTTAGGTCAGTGTTAA